One segment of Vibrio orientalis CIP 102891 = ATCC 33934 DNA contains the following:
- a CDS encoding NYN domain-containing protein: METVAIFVDVQNIYYTTRDKYRANFDYNQFWYIATEGKQIEQANAYAISSHDPKQRQFHHILRGIGFNVNLKPFIQRMDGSAKGDWDVGIALDVFEAAEKVDRVILLSGDGDFEILVQRIQEKFNTKVDVYGVPGLTAQSLIDASDRFIPIDENLLITRN; encoded by the coding sequence ATGGAAACCGTTGCGATATTTGTGGATGTGCAAAACATCTATTACACCACGCGAGATAAATACCGAGCAAATTTTGACTATAACCAATTTTGGTATATTGCGACTGAAGGAAAGCAAATTGAACAAGCGAACGCCTACGCGATTTCCTCACACGACCCTAAGCAGCGTCAGTTTCATCATATCCTGCGTGGTATTGGATTTAACGTCAATCTAAAGCCGTTTATTCAGCGCATGGACGGCAGTGCAAAAGGGGATTGGGACGTCGGGATCGCCTTGGATGTATTCGAGGCTGCGGAAAAAGTAGATAGAGTGATTTTACTTTCCGGTGATGGTGATTTTGAAATACTGGTTCAGCGTATTCAAGAAAAATTTAACACAAAAGTTGACGTTTACGGAGTGCCAGGGCTGACCGCTCAATCATTGATTGATGCAAGCGATCGTTTTATCCCAATCGATGAAAACCTACTCATCACGCGAAACTGA
- a CDS encoding sugar transferase: MSNVSNHMSIWLAKRLFDLFGALFGLLLLSPFIPIIAIAIKASSPGPVFYKQLRVGKSTPEKMVFFEIIKFRTMYQDAEQRTGAVWATENDPRITPVGRFLRKTRLDEIPQLFNVVLGDMSLIGPRPERPSFYQKLENAIPYFADRTYGVMPGITGLAQVNQGYDTCIDDVRRKVGYDHSYALSLCSLKSWLSMDLSIITRTIVVMFDGRGQ, from the coding sequence ATGAGCAATGTTTCAAATCATATGTCTATCTGGTTGGCCAAACGACTTTTTGACCTATTTGGTGCACTATTTGGGTTACTCCTTTTGTCACCCTTCATTCCTATTATCGCCATTGCGATCAAAGCGTCGTCACCCGGTCCTGTATTCTACAAACAGTTAAGAGTAGGCAAATCAACACCAGAGAAAATGGTCTTCTTTGAAATCATCAAGTTCCGTACCATGTACCAAGATGCGGAGCAACGTACCGGTGCTGTATGGGCAACCGAAAATGATCCCCGTATTACACCCGTTGGACGCTTCTTACGCAAAACTCGCCTTGATGAAATCCCTCAGCTTTTCAATGTGGTACTTGGGGATATGTCCTTGATTGGTCCTCGCCCTGAACGCCCGAGTTTTTATCAAAAGCTTGAGAATGCGATCCCCTACTTCGCTGACCGTACCTACGGAGTGATGCCAGGAATCACAGGCCTTGCTCAGGTTAACCAAGGTTACGACACATGTATTGATGACGTACGCCGTAAAGTCGGTTATGACCACAGTTACGCCCTGTCACTATGTTCGCTGAAGTCATGGCTTAGCATGGACTTGTCGATTATTACTCGTACCATCGTTGTCATGTTCGACGGACGAGGACAGTAA
- the nirD gene encoding nitrite reductase small subunit NirD — MAFTKVCNIEDIIPGTGVVALVDGEQVAIFRPRATEEVFAINNMDPFFQSNVLSRGLIVEHDEQLWVASPLKKQRFNLKTGACMENEQFNVKAYKARVTKGSVEIAA, encoded by the coding sequence ATGGCATTTACAAAAGTTTGTAACATTGAAGACATCATCCCAGGCACAGGTGTAGTGGCTTTGGTAGACGGTGAGCAAGTAGCAATTTTCCGCCCACGAGCGACAGAAGAAGTGTTTGCGATTAACAACATGGACCCTTTCTTCCAATCAAACGTGCTATCTCGCGGCCTGATCGTTGAGCACGATGAGCAGCTGTGGGTTGCAAGCCCGCTTAAGAAGCAGCGCTTTAACCTGAAAACCGGGGCGTGCATGGAAAATGAACAATTCAACGTGAAAGCGTATAAAGCACGAGTGACCAAAGGATCGGTAGAAATCGCGGCTTAA
- a CDS encoding GumC family protein codes for MNELKVRLIIILNGAWRQRYIIVVPILILPFIGYFIGKTAPTNYVSHTSMLIQETAKMNPFLEDIAVSTMLKERLNALSTLLKSRHVLTAVAKEHGLINDGMKPAEKDYVISVLSSSLTVTQPGKDFLKISLTAPSPTGMKEMLESVSEHFIEQLLAPERSSIKDSSEFLAIHIEKRRLALEEAENELAEFKNRYASVTPEMQSQALGRLAALKQSYAEKKAELAGVERSLGSLDQQLSKTNPVVGKIEDQIIDIRSQLTLLKAKYTDSHSAVQGKERELRRLENERKLLIQNEQPYISSEQLWDIASSAKIREVGDVQPLLVTQLHSLQLVRGRYESLTEETKSLQTMIKDLEREANSFGDNAKSMHRLSRNAEIKRQLYDELIQRYEMAQLTGSLGIFEQNKRVKIIDLPYTPSRPANLPIIVFVIAGLVAGIGLGSGIAILIELFDSSVRRKEEIEQITNAPLLTQIPKIKPYHS; via the coding sequence ATGAACGAACTCAAAGTCAGGTTAATCATCATCCTAAATGGAGCGTGGCGCCAACGTTACATCATCGTTGTGCCAATACTTATCTTGCCTTTCATTGGCTACTTTATCGGCAAGACGGCCCCAACCAATTATGTCTCTCATACATCGATGCTGATCCAAGAGACCGCAAAAATGAATCCCTTCCTTGAAGATATCGCCGTCTCAACCATGCTCAAGGAACGGCTCAATGCATTAAGTACCTTGCTCAAAAGTCGCCATGTACTGACAGCAGTCGCCAAGGAACACGGGCTGATCAATGACGGAATGAAACCAGCGGAAAAAGACTATGTTATTAGCGTTCTCTCAAGCAGTTTAACGGTTACGCAGCCGGGCAAAGACTTTCTCAAGATTTCGCTTACCGCCCCCTCTCCAACGGGTATGAAAGAGATGCTCGAATCAGTCAGTGAGCATTTCATCGAGCAACTACTCGCGCCTGAACGTTCCTCAATTAAAGATTCATCAGAATTCTTGGCAATTCACATTGAGAAAAGACGTCTCGCATTGGAAGAAGCGGAAAATGAACTGGCTGAATTTAAAAATCGCTATGCCTCGGTCACCCCGGAAATGCAAAGCCAAGCTTTGGGTAGACTCGCGGCTCTAAAGCAAAGCTATGCTGAGAAAAAAGCTGAACTGGCTGGTGTCGAGAGAAGCTTAGGCTCACTCGATCAACAACTATCAAAAACCAACCCTGTTGTTGGGAAAATCGAAGATCAGATCATTGATATTAGGAGTCAACTTACGTTGCTCAAAGCGAAGTACACCGATAGCCACAGTGCGGTACAAGGGAAAGAGAGAGAGCTGCGCAGGCTTGAAAACGAAAGAAAGCTTCTGATACAGAACGAACAACCTTACATAAGCAGTGAACAACTATGGGATATCGCGAGCAGTGCCAAAATACGTGAAGTCGGCGATGTGCAACCTCTTCTTGTCACTCAGTTGCACAGTTTACAGTTAGTCCGCGGACGCTACGAATCCCTCACTGAAGAAACGAAAAGCTTACAAACAATGATTAAGGACCTTGAGCGTGAAGCGAATAGCTTTGGTGACAACGCCAAGTCCATGCACCGATTATCACGCAATGCTGAAATTAAGCGCCAACTCTACGATGAGCTGATTCAAAGGTACGAGATGGCTCAACTTACTGGCTCACTTGGTATATTTGAGCAAAATAAACGAGTCAAAATCATTGATTTACCCTATACACCAAGCCGCCCTGCGAATTTGCCTATCATTGTATTTGTGATTGCAGGACTTGTTGCTGGCATCGGTTTAGGTAGCGGTATTGCCATCCTTATTGAGTTATTTGATTCCTCAGTACGAAGAAAAGAAGAAATAGAGCAGATCACCAATGCTCCATTGCTCACACAGATTCCCAAAATTAAACCCTATCACTCATAA
- the cobA gene encoding uroporphyrinogen-III C-methyltransferase, whose translation MTASHLSSLNSGFVSLVGAGPGDPDLLTVKGYRVIQQAEVVVYDRLVSPEILALAAESAEMIYVGKKLDYHCVPQEQINQLLVDKAKEGKRVVRLKGGDSFIFGRGGEELEELAQHGIRFEVVPGITAAAGATAYAGIPLTHRDHAQSVQFITGHVQKDGREIEWHSLAQSNNTLVFYMGLKQCEYIATKLLENGIDAEMSCAIIENGTRREQRVFTGNLSELASMAKEAVSPALIVVGSVTSLHDKLKWFN comes from the coding sequence ATGACTGCTTCTCATCTCTCTTCGTTAAATAGCGGTTTTGTTTCTCTTGTGGGCGCAGGTCCCGGCGACCCCGATTTATTGACAGTGAAAGGCTACCGAGTAATTCAGCAAGCTGAAGTCGTGGTGTATGACCGACTGGTTTCGCCAGAGATCCTTGCGCTCGCGGCCGAGTCAGCAGAAATGATTTACGTTGGTAAAAAGCTTGATTACCATTGTGTGCCCCAAGAGCAGATCAATCAGCTATTGGTCGACAAAGCGAAAGAAGGCAAACGTGTGGTTCGCTTGAAAGGCGGAGATTCATTTATCTTCGGCCGCGGTGGAGAAGAGCTGGAAGAGTTAGCGCAGCACGGTATTAGATTTGAAGTAGTACCAGGGATTACAGCGGCTGCGGGCGCTACTGCCTATGCGGGGATCCCGTTGACCCATCGTGATCATGCGCAGAGTGTCCAGTTCATTACCGGCCATGTACAGAAAGACGGTCGTGAAATTGAATGGCACTCTTTAGCACAATCAAACAATACACTGGTGTTTTACATGGGTCTTAAACAGTGTGAGTACATTGCGACTAAGCTACTTGAAAATGGGATTGATGCAGAGATGTCATGTGCCATTATCGAAAACGGCACACGCCGAGAGCAACGCGTATTTACGGGCAATTTAAGTGAATTGGCGAGTATGGCCAAAGAGGCGGTCAGCCCTGCACTGATTGTTGTAGGCAGTGTGACTTCACTGCATGACAAGTTGAAGTGGTTTAATTAA
- a CDS encoding formate/nitrite transporter family protein, producing the protein MSTDFKPAEFVQTMINVGEAKTKTSSRDLLLRGTMAGIILSLAVVVAITTIVQTGMGIVGALVFPVGFVILSVMGYDLVTGVFGLAPLAKFDGRPGITWNRIFRCWGLVGLGNLIGSLIVAYLVAVSLTGNFSLELNAVAKKFIAVSTARSLGFENMGMDGWITCFVRGIFCNLMVCLGVIGNMTARTVAGRVAMMWFPIFIFFALVFEHTVVNMFLFPLGMILGADFGIATWLNFNLIPTILGNIVGGLIMTCIPLYLTHAKTAPSLSDEDTVEAKPALAK; encoded by the coding sequence ATGTCTACAGACTTTAAACCCGCTGAATTCGTACAAACAATGATTAACGTTGGCGAAGCTAAAACAAAGACAAGTTCTCGTGACTTGCTTTTGCGCGGCACCATGGCAGGTATCATCTTATCTCTAGCGGTAGTAGTAGCGATTACGACAATCGTTCAAACAGGCATGGGCATTGTGGGCGCACTTGTCTTCCCAGTAGGTTTTGTGATTCTAAGTGTTATGGGTTATGACCTAGTAACTGGTGTATTTGGTCTTGCTCCACTAGCAAAATTTGACGGTCGCCCTGGTATTACTTGGAACCGTATCTTCCGTTGTTGGGGCCTTGTTGGTCTTGGTAACCTTATCGGTTCTTTGATTGTTGCTTACCTAGTAGCAGTATCACTGACGGGTAACTTCTCTCTAGAGCTAAACGCGGTTGCTAAGAAGTTCATCGCCGTTTCTACTGCCCGCAGCCTAGGTTTTGAAAACATGGGTATGGACGGGTGGATTACCTGTTTCGTACGCGGCATTTTCTGTAACTTAATGGTTTGTCTTGGCGTTATTGGTAACATGACTGCGCGCACTGTCGCTGGCCGTGTAGCAATGATGTGGTTCCCAATCTTCATCTTCTTCGCGCTAGTATTTGAGCACACAGTGGTAAACATGTTCCTATTCCCACTTGGCATGATTTTAGGTGCTGACTTCGGTATCGCGACGTGGTTGAACTTCAACCTAATTCCAACAATCCTAGGTAACATCGTGGGTGGTCTAATCATGACTTGTATCCCGCTATACCTAACTCACGCAAAAACAGCACCTTCTCTATCTGATGAGGATACTGTAGAAGCGAAACCAGCACTGGCAAAGTAA
- a CDS encoding alpha/beta fold hydrolase, translating into METIKTILNGNHYRYSFHHCEGSSQYAIFLLGALQDIESVHSFSTYFATKLNCITIEVPGTGHTENLESTVSIRSQAIMLRDFIEYLGVRNAHVIGFSYATAVAVELCDIWPHILSMSICGGVPGIPSSGRLATKKMIAAAMDSPISFAKSFTESLTVNNSDIPRNKAIIKATVRNITNMSQERIAVFFENSIRLLVHTPSNIANISVPCTICVGEFDPYVTRETAQAFASQLKNGRFVVIKNADHLVHLQYPDKVAAIMLAQANAALALNETLLALT; encoded by the coding sequence ATGGAAACTATAAAAACGATCTTAAATGGCAATCACTACCGCTATTCCTTTCACCACTGCGAAGGCTCAAGTCAGTACGCTATATTTTTATTAGGTGCACTACAGGACATTGAAAGTGTCCATAGCTTTTCTACCTATTTTGCGACTAAATTGAACTGTATAACCATTGAAGTTCCGGGAACGGGTCATACAGAAAACCTTGAATCGACAGTAAGTATTCGTTCTCAAGCGATTATGTTGCGCGATTTTATTGAATATTTAGGAGTAAGAAATGCCCATGTTATTGGCTTCTCTTACGCTACTGCTGTCGCCGTCGAGTTGTGTGACATTTGGCCGCATATTCTGTCTATGTCCATCTGTGGCGGAGTACCTGGCATCCCCTCTTCTGGGCGTCTAGCTACCAAGAAAATGATCGCAGCAGCGATGGACAGTCCAATTAGCTTTGCCAAATCATTTACTGAGTCGCTCACAGTGAACAATAGCGATATTCCAAGAAACAAAGCTATCATCAAAGCAACGGTACGTAATATAACCAACATGTCACAAGAGCGAATCGCCGTGTTTTTTGAAAACTCGATCAGACTATTGGTTCATACACCATCTAACATCGCCAATATCTCAGTACCTTGTACTATCTGTGTCGGCGAATTTGATCCGTATGTCACCAGAGAAACTGCTCAAGCTTTTGCAAGTCAGCTCAAAAATGGACGTTTTGTAGTGATAAAAAATGCCGACCATTTGGTGCATTTACAGTATCCCGATAAGGTAGCCGCCATTATGCTAGCTCAAGCCAATGCAGCGTTGGCGCTTAACGAGACTCTGTTAGCACTAACCTAA
- a CDS encoding glycosyltransferase, whose product MMKGSTTIHVVQHLAPGGLEALALNMLSYSPNSDDVLIISLEGTKEAAIKKWPRLAQVQDQLLFLEKPSGYSLKTLRQLYKVFRTLKPRVVHTHHIGPVIYGAIAARLSGVKVRIHTEHDAWHLSSRKHRSLQSLAIKIAKPKLVADAALVRDQIRKQLNVNSVTVIKNGIDCSTFTPGSKEAARQALSLPIDQVLVGTAGRLEPVKGQDVLIQALCSLPKNVHLAIAGDGSERNRLKTLVNQLGLENRITFLGLVDDMPQFYQSLDLFCLPSRSEGFPLSTLEAQSCGIPAIATDVGATAETLCPETGTLVASENPLALASGILREMYGNNDVSPREFVLEHNDIKTMIKAYHSLAEEKSA is encoded by the coding sequence ATGATGAAAGGTTCAACAACCATCCATGTCGTTCAACACCTCGCCCCGGGCGGACTGGAGGCGTTGGCGCTAAATATGCTTAGTTACTCTCCTAATAGCGACGACGTGTTAATCATCAGCTTAGAAGGAACCAAAGAAGCAGCGATCAAAAAATGGCCTCGCTTGGCTCAAGTTCAAGATCAGTTACTTTTTTTGGAAAAACCGAGTGGCTATAGCCTTAAAACCCTTCGTCAACTGTATAAAGTGTTTCGAACCTTGAAACCACGTGTTGTCCACACTCATCATATCGGTCCGGTTATCTACGGAGCTATTGCCGCACGTTTATCAGGTGTCAAAGTCAGAATCCACACAGAACACGACGCATGGCATCTATCAAGTCGTAAACATCGCTCTCTGCAGAGTTTGGCAATTAAGATTGCCAAACCAAAATTAGTCGCCGATGCTGCGCTGGTCCGCGACCAAATAAGAAAGCAACTTAATGTAAATAGCGTGACTGTCATAAAGAATGGTATCGACTGTTCCACGTTCACTCCCGGCTCGAAAGAAGCTGCACGACAAGCACTTAGTTTACCTATTGATCAAGTACTGGTCGGAACGGCTGGTCGATTAGAGCCAGTAAAAGGCCAAGATGTGCTTATCCAGGCCCTATGTTCATTACCGAAAAATGTCCATTTGGCTATTGCGGGCGATGGCAGTGAGCGCAACAGACTCAAGACGTTAGTCAATCAATTAGGGCTAGAGAATCGCATTACATTTTTAGGTTTAGTCGATGACATGCCGCAATTTTATCAAAGCTTAGATCTGTTTTGCCTACCTTCAAGAAGTGAGGGCTTTCCTCTGTCAACACTCGAAGCACAATCATGCGGCATACCAGCTATCGCGACAGACGTGGGGGCGACAGCCGAAACGTTATGCCCAGAGACAGGAACGTTAGTCGCTAGTGAAAATCCACTTGCACTGGCTAGTGGCATTCTGCGCGAGATGTATGGCAACAACGATGTTTCACCACGAGAGTTTGTGCTCGAGCATAACGATATCAAAACCATGATTAAGGCTTACCATTCTTTGGCAGAGGAGAAAAGCGCATGA
- a CDS encoding DUF2986 domain-containing protein, which yields MNRKKKINSILKAKQKKMNAKLHKSNKPRYISKAERAKLEAEEASSSNQESPIEQQSVTNEEENLD from the coding sequence ATGAACCGTAAAAAGAAGATCAATAGTATCTTAAAAGCTAAACAGAAAAAGATGAACGCTAAGCTGCACAAAAGCAATAAGCCTCGCTACATTTCTAAAGCAGAGCGAGCAAAGCTTGAAGCAGAAGAAGCAAGCTCTAGCAATCAAGAGTCGCCGATTGAACAACAGTCAGTGACAAACGAAGAAGAAAACCTAGATTAA
- a CDS encoding outer membrane beta-barrel protein: MFKKSICLLPLLSLASAAAIADSNIVYEMSHIGFGYKHASLDPGAAEPYLNGKYSNDVDKTYGGLYVDLGLSMTETLFLEGNASFVTRFSSEIDTWQAGGGFNVPVSPLVALPLSCGIINYRADSDYSPSYSENALYCKGGARAQVAKHWLIDASYQHAFLDVAKDTYRLNNVFQFGSVFGFTAGLEYAKRKKSETAFTVGLQFTL; this comes from the coding sequence ATGTTCAAGAAATCTATCTGTTTACTCCCTCTTCTCTCATTAGCGTCAGCTGCAGCAATCGCTGATAGCAATATTGTCTATGAAATGTCTCACATTGGCTTCGGCTACAAACATGCTAGCCTTGACCCAGGTGCAGCAGAACCATACTTGAACGGCAAATACAGCAACGATGTAGACAAAACATACGGGGGTTTATATGTAGACCTCGGATTGAGCATGACCGAAACTTTATTCTTGGAAGGAAATGCGAGCTTTGTGACACGCTTTAGCTCTGAAATTGATACGTGGCAAGCAGGCGGTGGGTTCAATGTTCCTGTCTCACCTTTAGTTGCACTCCCTTTATCATGTGGAATCATCAATTATCGTGCAGATAGCGACTACTCGCCTTCATACTCTGAGAACGCCTTGTACTGTAAAGGCGGAGCAAGAGCTCAAGTCGCAAAACATTGGCTAATCGACGCTTCTTATCAACACGCTTTTCTTGATGTCGCCAAAGACACTTATCGTCTAAACAATGTTTTCCAGTTTGGTTCTGTATTCGGATTTACTGCAGGATTGGAATACGCAAAGAGAAAGAAATCAGAAACAGCATTTACCGTCGGATTGCAGTTTACACTTTAA
- a CDS encoding glycosyltransferase family 2 protein → MIDLIISSVFIMCSLLVIYHHVGYPIFLNWYSRHHPLKSIKHKVRGYRAMKSDRRCLSVTILIPAYNEEQWIADKIRNIASLDYPRNKLKVIIACDGCSDNTVTIAEQTIQEAICADTHFEIRAFSQNQGKIALVNQQLKTISSDIVALSDVSALISIDALWIANKHFEDSQVGVVNGHYQLFNSQNEGENRYWQYQSKVKMNEATLGSTLGAHGAFYLFRTHLFEDMEANTINDDFMIPMTIVRKGYTAIYEPNMVALELEPTNQENDFRRRLRISAGNMQQAIRLADMFMPRYRGIAFAFLSGKGLRLLIPYLLIACFISSIWLIEHPLFSAAVAAQVALYSVAVLSYYMPYIFCHKTCKVILYIVAGHYANFIGGLRYLFGLESGKWSRVDQ, encoded by the coding sequence ATGATCGATTTGATTATTTCCAGCGTGTTCATAATGTGCAGCCTGTTGGTCATCTACCACCATGTTGGCTACCCAATTTTCTTAAATTGGTACTCCCGTCATCACCCACTAAAGTCAATTAAACACAAAGTACGGGGTTACCGAGCGATGAAAAGTGACCGACGCTGCCTTTCTGTCACTATTTTGATCCCAGCGTACAACGAAGAGCAATGGATAGCCGATAAGATTCGCAATATTGCTTCTCTCGATTACCCAAGAAATAAACTTAAGGTCATCATCGCCTGTGATGGTTGTAGCGATAATACCGTCACGATTGCTGAGCAAACCATTCAAGAAGCGATCTGCGCCGATACCCATTTTGAGATTCGTGCATTTAGCCAAAACCAAGGCAAGATCGCGCTAGTTAATCAACAACTCAAAACAATCTCTAGCGATATTGTTGCACTCAGTGATGTATCAGCACTGATTTCAATTGACGCCCTTTGGATTGCCAACAAACATTTTGAGGACTCGCAAGTCGGGGTCGTCAATGGACACTATCAGCTTTTTAACAGCCAAAATGAAGGCGAAAACCGCTATTGGCAGTATCAAAGCAAGGTCAAAATGAATGAAGCAACCTTAGGCTCGACATTAGGTGCTCATGGTGCCTTCTACCTGTTTAGAACTCACTTGTTTGAAGATATGGAAGCCAACACAATTAATGATGACTTCATGATTCCAATGACAATTGTGAGAAAAGGCTATACCGCTATCTATGAGCCGAATATGGTCGCATTAGAGCTTGAGCCCACCAACCAAGAAAATGATTTTCGACGTAGATTACGAATTTCCGCGGGCAATATGCAGCAAGCGATACGATTGGCTGACATGTTCATGCCCAGATATCGTGGCATTGCCTTTGCGTTTCTTTCAGGTAAAGGGCTTCGCTTGCTCATTCCTTACTTACTTATCGCTTGCTTCATCTCATCCATCTGGTTGATAGAGCATCCCCTCTTTTCTGCTGCAGTGGCTGCTCAAGTGGCACTCTATTCCGTTGCAGTTTTAAGCTATTACATGCCCTACATTTTCTGCCACAAAACCTGCAAGGTCATCCTTTATATCGTTGCAGGTCACTATGCCAACTTTATAGGCGGCTTACGTTATTTATTCGGACTTGAATCAGGAAAATGGTCTCGTGTAGACCAATAA